CCCGTCATCATGCCACAGCAAATTGCTTTGAGAAATCAGTGATATTTAATAGTTCAGAAGGATCCAAGTTCACCTTTTATGGAGAGATAGGTGTTTACTCCCTTCTTATGTGATTTCTGCCATGACCACTAGGAATATGCTTCGGAAGGGTTGTCAAGCATATCTAGCCCATGTGCGAGTTTCCTGATGTATTCCCTAAAGAGCTTCCCGGGTTGCCTCTAAATAGAGAAATTGAAttctttattgatttaaatCTAGGTACAGCTTCTATTTCTATGGCACCATATAGAATGGCTTCAgcagaattaaaagagttaaaagtaCAATTGCAATAGTTGCTTGATAAAAGTTTCATAAGACCTAGTGTTTCACCTTGGAGAGCCCTTGTGTTGTTTGTGAAGAAGAATGATGGTTCCTTGAGGCTGTGTATTGACTACAGATAATTAAATCGAGTTACAGTGTGAAATAAGTATCATTTACCCCGCATTGAAGATCTCTTTGATCAGCTTCAAGGTGCTAAGGTGTTCTCTAAGATTGATTTGCGGTCTGGATATCATCAATTAAAGATCAAACCAAAATACCTAAGACAACTTTTAGAACTCgttatgggcattatgagtttttcgttatgccttttgggttaactaatgcacccgctgcttttatggatctcatgaatagggtaTTCAAGCCCTACTTGAATAGCTTTGTTATTATGTTTATTGataatatcttagtgtattctcgTAGCAAGGAAGAGCATGAGATGCATTTACGGATAATACTGCAAATTTTGAGAAATAAGCAATTGTATGCTAAATTGAGTAAATGTAAGTTCTAGCTTGATCAGGTGgtctttttgggacatgttatcTTAGCAAATGGAGTTTTGGTTGATCCTAAGAAGATTGAAGCAACAATCAATTGGGACCTTTCAACTAATGCTACAGAGGTTAGGAGTTTTCTAGGCTTAGCAGGGTATTATCATCGCTTTGTTCAGGATTTCTCCATCATTACAGCACCATTAATTAAACTGCTTAAAAAGAATATGATATTTGAATGGACATATAAATGTCAAAGAGAGCTTTGAAAAGCTTAAGACGTCTCGTACATCAACTCCAGTCCTTACCTTACCCTTAGGTACAAGTGGGTTTGTGGTGTGTAATAATGCTTCTCGCAAGGGTTTAGCCTGTGTACTAATGCAATATGGGAAGGTGATAGCTTATACTTCTAGACAGCTTAGAccacataaattaaattatcctaTCTATGACCTAGAATTAGTTGCAGTTGTGTTTGCATCAAAGACATAGAGGAATTATCTTTATGGCAGAACTTGTCAGATTTTtacagatcacaagagtttgaagtatcttctTATATAGAAGGAGTTGAATTTAAAGCATAGACGGTGGATTGAGTTACTTAAGCACTACGACTGTACCATTGAATATCATCTAGGCAACGCTAATGTGGTAGCTGATGTCTTAGTCACAAGTCCTTTAGTAATTTAGATTATCTCAAAACAGTTCGGCTTCCCTTGTTACTAGAGATCAGATCCTTAAGGGTAGAACTAGCAGTGAATGATGTAGGAGCATTATTGGCAACTCTCAAAGTATGACCAGTTTTGATAGAAAAAGTCAAAGAAGCCTAAAATCAAGATGAGTAGTTGAGCAAGATCAATAATGAAGTAAGAGATGGCATTCGTACCGACCTTTCTTTAAGGGAGGATGGAACTTTAATGCTTGGTGATAGATTTTGTATACCCAAGGTGGAAAGCTTGAAGAGAGAGATTATGGAGAAAGCTCATTGTTCTGCTTACTCTATGCATCCGGATAGCACAAAAATATATAGAGATCTTAAAGAAAATTATTGGTGGTCAggcatgaagaaagaaatagctgACTTTGTATCAACATGCTTAGTATGCTAACAGATTAAAGCAGAACATCAACATCCAATAAAAAAACTGCAATCGCTCTCTATTCCAGAATGAAAGTGGGAACACATTACAACCTATCGAGTTGagagaaattttaatatatgaagaGCCAATAGAAATCATTGCCAAAGAAAAGAAGATTCTAAGGAACAAAATAATACCCCTAGTTAAAGTTTGACAGAGTAATCACTCTAATAAAGAAACCATTTGGGATAAAAAAGAAGATATGCGAATTCAGTTCCCACATTTGTTTTCTTCACTAGGCATGTAAAATTTCTAGGACGAAATTTCTTTTAGGAGGAGAGACTTATCATGCCTGAcccatttataaaaaaaaaaaaagaaagaaagaagatcagcctgtgaaaaaaaaataaaaacaaaattgaaacaaaaaaaacataaatagaGCTTTGGATTCGGGAAGGGTGCCGAAACCAGAGCCCTTCTTCTTTCCCAAAATAGAGCTTTGCTATGCTTTTAAAAAAAGTTCCATTTTAATCCCAAATTTTCTCCTCATCAACCTAATCAATCCATAAACTTTCAAAATTCTCAGTTAGATCCTTATTTAAACcaatattttgataataaattcaataatttatttcaaaaactccaatatttgaatatgtgagttttatttattttattcggATTATtacgatttaatttattttctccacCATTAAATAGTGATTTTTGTGATTCGAGAGTTAAAAGAAGAtaagttttaattaaatcatttaatgaGATTCTATTTTTaggattaataattttcataagttgatataaataatatttatagtttattgaGTATTATTGAGTCTGTGTaattttgagatatttaattatgctaaaacacTATCgaaatttttttcttcaaaatatatatatatatatatatatatatatatatatatatatatataatatttaaattagcaCTTCACATTTTCTTAGAATATTTGTTTAtccttaatatattattttccttCTTAATTTTAAGAGAGGATCCAGCTTTCAGTATATATAATAGGAGTGTTCCTACAATCTAACATTATTTTGTCCTCAGTATAGGTGAgtgaataaatatataatattgatatttttcatatatatatatatatatatatatatatatatatatatattatttatttatttaaaatgaaaatggataaaataatttgtatttcttGAATTAATGAAAATGGAATTTAAAGTACAGTTGAATAAATAGTTGATTACACTCTGTATATATGCCGAACAGATAACATTCTGATGACAGATGATTTATTTTCAACTTAGCATATATTTATATGGTCTTTGGGACAGTGCTCGAGATACACACAGCCTTTTAAGGTgtatgtcaggtggtcacccTTTAGGGTAGCTCTGCACGTGTATGACCAATATTTTATTTGCTCTTGGGCCAATATTGTCACTTTAAAGCCTAAAATGCCAACATTACTCTTAGGTtgttattcttttttttattttatcataccTGATATGCCAACATTATCtataagaaatatgttatgagtGTATGCAGATTTTATTTACTATATTTATGATTTTGGATTCATTATTCCAGCAGTGATAtcttatcaaaatttttattcagcttaatgtatgttaattGAATTACATTGTATTTATTCGGCTGACCTATTTTATCTTAATATTAAGTACTATTAAGTATCAAAACCTTATTTATTCccctttattatttatttatccatTCACTAAGTAAATTATGCTCacccttatatttttaatattatagattTTTTTGGGTGATCCACTCCTAACGGTCTACATCTTCTAATATTGTCTTTTCTTCCACTTCATTAGCTTCAGAGTCTAGTAGAGGTTAGGCCAATTCTAAGTTCTTTATAACTTTTTTGCTATTATGgagaataatatataaattatatgttcATACCGTTGTTTGTATTTGATTGATGTATATATATGATCTTTTGATTCTCATAGAGGAAACAGTAgtgtaaatatattatgaattaatTAGATCAGCCACCAATcctctcatttatttttttatattttaaaattatagcatATTATATGTATTCAGTATATATACATTTAGGGGAAATTTTGTCAGTTTTTTGAATCATATCCGTCTTTATAGGTTAAAAAGCAGGTGTGACATAATTTTTTGTGGATACTCCTTGTGTTGATAATTTAGAGGATTTTAGTGTTTTGGGGTTGGTTAATGATACTGGTATTGGTTAGAATTTACAGTTATTATCTGAGCTTTTTTGCGTATTGATGTTGGTTGTATTTCTAGTATTCCTCTAAATTTGTTTAGACAAATTGTAAACAAATTTGGTACTTTACAAAAAACGGACTGTATTCAATTAAACCGGAGTTATAATCTTTTGGTTCAGATAAATGATAATCTTGCTCAATTCTCTGTTGCCCTAGAAAAAAATTGTGGAACTTACATGTACCATCAAAagtaaagaattttttttaaaggactTATTCAACCTTCTAATATGAGTTTAATAGTTAAGGGTCTAGATATTACACCCGATGTCAGGTTTGTGGTGTTGAGGGGATGCTTTGAATGCTTTCATTGTATTGGAGCGCATAATTGTTGGTCACGATTGGGTGTTCATTTTCCAGCATGATCTGTTATGAGTCTTCCtgactttattttcttttttttggatatttctAATGATGTTTTATAGGGAATATGTATGGTTGTTTGGAATATTTGGAATACCAGAAATGCATATTTTTGGAATGGTGTCCACCCAAATCCAGACTGTATTCTTTCCTCTTCCGAGGACTTAGTTGCTTCGTGGAATTGCGCTCACAATGCTCAAAATGATCACAGCTTACGATCTTCTCCtattagattaaaatataatattaatgcaGAAGTCTTTTAACCAAATGGTCAGGTTAATTATGGAGCTGTTTATGTGATTTCATAAGTTCTTTTCTTGTAAGAGTCTTGGGATATATTAATAGTAGTAATATGTCTATAATAGATGAGATCCCTTGTGTGGTACTACAAGAGTAATGTGGACATTGAAGTGGATGCTAAATGAGTTGTGGATGCAATTTGTTCCACGCATGAGGACTTTTCTGAGCTTGTGAATTATATCCACATATTTTGTTctaaacttttaattattaGAATAGGCATGGCCTTTTTCTAAAAagatttttttcctttctttttagaaaagatatttttcaaagtaaaaattcttaaatttatttttagaggatataagattttttaaaatagtaactCCCATTTCCAATCCCACACAAATCGATTCATTAAAAAgggtttttttataattttttttaaaaaaattatttttatttaataaaagttattgattaaattataaaaaaataattaataaaataaattaccgACATTAATATATTGATCGTTTAACAACTGTTGTTTTACTTTCTTATAATTTTcagttaaaaaaattgaaaagttttaattataaaaatcttaaatttatttaatgaaaatattttttctataatataatatttgagaGCACTCAAAAAATTGATTGACTGACAAAATTTTACTTAtccaaaagaaaattaaattatttttaaagaaataacaacctttaaaattttaaaaagaaagtttaaacttaataatattattaacactattatatataaatttattaatatttttaatttttaaattataatcaaaataaaaaataaaataattttttgataatttttttcctaaaaaatatttcttgtaAAAAATCTTTTTCATATGCGCAAAACAAGGAGAGTATTACTTTACAAAAGttcactttttaaaaaaataaaataaaataaaataaaggtaCTTTGTTTATCTTCTTAGAAATCCCCTTTTATATTTTCTGTAGTTACTGATTGCATCACCATGTTGGATCAAACCCATCTCAACGGTTACATTCCAAACCCCCCAATTAAAATGAACTGAAAATGCAGATTTCCTAACTGAATCCCTCTGCTTCACTGTTTATAATTTAGATTTAGTTGAAATCAGAATCGTGAAAAATCATAACCATACCtactttaaaatcaaatcaaaactgttaaaaatttaaaactatctttgaactatttttaaatcgagttaatttcaatttaattaaaaaaataaatcaaaccgCCGGCTCGAACTTGGCCACGTCTAACTTCACCCCACCCAACTTAACTAACCCGAGAACCTTAAAATCTGCCTCTCTCAGGTGGCCCATCACAAAAACTCTTATAGTTGTATCTTGACTTCTGAAGATGGATGCCTAGCTAACTCAATAATTTCAGGTTCTCTTAAATACGTCTCATCACTTCTTCTGCTTGTGGTGGCCACAAATGAGCTTCTTCCAGCTAGAAATTCTGCAtcatttttttgtttctttctttgctGATGATGTCTCAATGATTgccataatatttaattattttttattgtgaatctcacattaaaaatatataaggcTGAAAGGGTTGCATTATCAATTTGGCTaatcattaaataaattaaatatttaatatgatcaATCATCTCTCCAAACTTAATATAATATCAAAGTTCGTTCCCATCTTGAACATGTCAAGTTCTACAATTACTACTTCCAGTATCCTGATTAGGTAAAGAAGTACGTTGAATTCAGACATATTACCACATTTTTAAAGAGACTTGTAAGAACTACAATTGCTATTCCTCAATTATATGAGAAAGCTTGAGAAAAGAATTGCAAAATGTGCAGAGGTGAAGAGGGAGGCAACTGTGTCCATAATACTAGTATTATCTGAAATGGACAAAGATACACATCTTGTCTGGGTATCCATAAGAAAATACAAAGTTGAACTAATATCTTACATATAATATGGATGAAATTGATAGGATGGAATAAAACCATGGGCCACCTCATTAACATGGTGGTTGCAGAATTGATTGTGGAAGCATACATTGAATTATTACAGTAGGAATCAGAATTAATTATTTCCAGTCAGGAGTTGATTAGCGTCTTTGCCCTTTTGGCAGCGAATTGTTTGCTGCTAGTCGTGCATATAGATGTATGGAAAGCTTGCAAAAGGGAAATGAAGTGTTCTTTCTTGCTGCACTTTCCTTTCATTTCCTGCTGGTTGTAatatcttttctcttctttttccccCCAACAATATTGGCTTCGCAGTTCGGTAATTAAGAGAGTTGTCATTGTCCTCAGGTTTATACTTGCTACACTACAAGTGACCAAAAGATAGATTTGTAGCCTTGTAAATAATTAAGCATTAGCTATTAAGGGTCACTTTACAAACCAAGATCCATGATCAGAAAAACCAGATTGATTCTGAAGCACAGTATCATAAACTACAGGATAATTGAATACAGAATCAAATTTGAGATGGAAGTGAGGGAGACAGATAAGAAAGAGGGAACTTTATTGCCTCGTATAATATTGAAGTTACGAAATATTGAGATTATTGAGTGTAGGAAGAATGGAAACTCTGTAAATGGGTGCTAAGGACATGTTGCCTTTGTCTGGGATGGAATCCCATCGGCTTTGTCTCAGCCTGAAACCTTGTAACTGGCTCGTAGAAACCCGAGGTACGACGTGTTCGTGAATCAAAACTTGCATTATCATTTGTTTTGTAAGCGTCTCCTGCAACACTTACAGCTTGGTGACTATTACATCCCAACAAGATGCTGGAACGGCGGCGCCTTGGGGAGTCTTTGCCAATTCCAGATTTTGCATTTGCAGAATTAAGAAAGGCTTTGATCGGACTTGATGATGCTGTCGTGGGTGGCTTTAGCTCTTCAAGATCGGACATTACAGAGAAATCAGCAGCACTGGCAGTGACCACACTCCACTCTATGCTGGCTTCGCTCGGTGCATAGCAAGTTGTCGGGGTGAGACAGCCAGAGGTGACATCATCTGAACCTTGTCTTGTAAGAAATGGGGTTACTTTTCCTGTCAGGCTCTCAATCTCGAATAAGTCTGAACTTGCATCGCTATCATTATCATTGTAAACTCCACCAGATGTAGCAGAATAATCGATTTCCTCCATTCTTGGAGCTGCTGCATCCCAAGACAACATGGATAGCCTCCTCTCAATTCTGAAGGACTGGCTTCTCCTGCCATGTACTGGGGATCCAAAGACTTCTAGTGATTTCCTCGGCTTTATAGATTCTTGTTGAAGCTGCAATTTTTTGGGTAGATTTCCTGCCTCAGAATTTGAAGTTGGGTATCTAAAAGAGTTCTCTTTGTTCATTCCAGTTCCCAACTTCTCCAAGCCCTCGAGCTGTGATCTTGAGCGTGGTTTATGATCAAGATCAAGACCAGCCTTTATACATTCTTCTTCTGTAATGGCCTTGCCTTGAAGCATAGCAGCATTAGTACTTTTCTTGAAACTGATCTCACCGACATGTTCATCGTCAACATCAATAGAATCCTTATCAGAACAAGAGCATTTGCAGCCAAGGGCAGCAAAAATATTCTTGCCAATCTTTCCACGAACCTTGTTTGTCTTTGTTTGTAAAGTTCTTCTGTGAACGCTTCGCAGCAACGCGCTCTGGCTGTTCGAACTGGATTCAGAATGAACACTGGGAGTTGCAGGATGAACACTGGGTTTTATAGGGACCATATGATCATTTAATTGTGCATCTTTCTTTGGTGGCAGGTGGTATTTTCTTGGGATTACAGTTCTAGAAATTCTTGGACTGTCCTCATCTATCCCTCCATTGAAGTATTTCTCAGCACCAAATACACCGATTTCTTCATCTTCCTGAGAACTAACATTTTGATTAGACTCTGCAAGTTTCCGAACGACGATTTCCTCCGAGTTGTTtaagaaagaagagaaggaaaCATCACGGAGATTTCTCCTGCTGCTGTCCAAGGACAATGCGTGCGTGAGGCTAGCAACTGATGTTAAGGTGGCCATAACCatagaaaaaggaagaaaagaaccCAACAGGAAGCACACAAAGCTACAAAAAGGAAAACGAAAAGGACCCAACAGCAAAAAGAGCAATCAGAAGTTCTCGTAGACAGACAAGAATAATTTGGTCTTGAATATGAAGAAGGCTATAAGCCAGAGAGGTCTCCTTGTCCACCAACCAAACGTGGAGGAGCTGTAGATCAAAGAAGAAATAATGGAAGAAAGAGACTTATCTTCGTCTAGAAATTGCTTGGCATACTGAGAAAGAGAACTCATCAGCTAAAGCTATAAGTAGGCAAGTGGAGCTGAAGATGTTAGCAAGAGTAGGGCCATATGTTTGTAACCTAACTGACACATCCATGCTCTGATGATCAAAATATCATCTTTCAAGTTATAGCAGTGTGCTAAAAATATAGATTTTTTGTTTGCAGTTAATATTTTGTGGATATAATTATTTCTTGATTAATTAAAGATATGGGTATTGGAAATTAATTCATCTATTGACTATTGACATGAACGTTGATATGTTTAAATGGTGGCTGCTGGTGCTAAGGGTGTTCACTGGTTCAGGACCAACTTGATCGCATGATCTCAGACATCACGTCAATTCAACTTGAAGAGATGATACAAGTCATTTCATCAGAAGGTCAATTAAGCTTAATTTTGGCTGATTCATTTAATAAGAAAGTCGGAGAGATGAAACTCGAATTTAATAACGGTTTGAATAGTATATTGGCGGTTTGAATAGTTGAATtagttattttgatttaaatagtcgttagtaattttaataatggTTAGTTTTATTAGcagttaaatattaatttttagtgaTTATCGTTAACGGTTAATTTTGTTAACAGttaaatattaatgattaattatttatataataattcaaaataaaaatgttcGATACAAAGCTAACCGTTAATAGCTATGTATTAATAAGAAGGAAATCCATGACTGTTACCGTCACTTAATAAGCATCTACGATGTGCAGTAGCCAGTTGGAGATGTGAGGCAACTTCCTTTACCCATTTGAAGACAAGTAATTTTGCTTGATGGGTTCTGGACTCGATTgatctatttttaataattatttgatttaattttactgtttttaaattttgataagcTTAAacgaacaaaaaaaaatattgatgagAATTTAAGTAAATATTTAACTAATTCACAGGAGTTTAAAAAGGCTTTTTACCTTATATTATTCACCATCTAGCTTGACCTATTAATggttaaaaatatatcatttattAGTGATTTAAAAGTATATCACTTATTTGATAGACGTAGACGTAAATTTGAATGTTTATTTTtcctattcttttaaaaaagatTGCATGATGCACTAAAATAGATGGGTTTGAGTCGCCATAATGTGCATTTCATACTATTTTTGGATAATTATCAGCATTACAATTAAATGAATTGGATTGTTAGTTCATTTGCCTTGTGGATCAAGTGGATAATTTACACTTGGAACTTTCTTT
The sequence above is a segment of the Manihot esculenta cultivar AM560-2 chromosome 5, M.esculenta_v8, whole genome shotgun sequence genome. Coding sequences within it:
- the LOC110615119 gene encoding protein PHYTOCHROME KINASE SUBSTRATE 1, giving the protein MVMATLTSVASLTHALSLDSSRRNLRDVSFSSFLNNSEEIVVRKLAESNQNVSSQEDEEIGVFGAEKYFNGGIDEDSPRISRTVIPRKYHLPPKKDAQLNDHMVPIKPSVHPATPSVHSESSSNSQSALLRSVHRRTLQTKTNKVRGKIGKNIFAALGCKCSCSDKDSIDVDDEHVGEISFKKSTNAAMLQGKAITEEECIKAGLDLDHKPRSRSQLEGLEKLGTGMNKENSFRYPTSNSEAGNLPKKLQLQQESIKPRKSLEVFGSPVHGRRSQSFRIERRLSMLSWDAAAPRMEEIDYSATSGGVYNDNDSDASSDLFEIESLTGKVTPFLTRQGSDDVTSGCLTPTTCYAPSEASIEWSVVTASAADFSVMSDLEELKPPTTASSSPIKAFLNSANAKSGIGKDSPRRRRSSILLGCNSHQAVSVAGDAYKTNDNASFDSRTRRTSGFYEPVTRFQAETKPMGFHPRQRQHVLSTHLQSFHSSYTQ